The following coding sequences lie in one Glycine soja cultivar W05 chromosome 16, ASM419377v2, whole genome shotgun sequence genomic window:
- the LOC114389941 gene encoding uncharacterized protein LOC114389941: MTTGRRSSSSRVDNWNIAYAVWTALKDSYAEDSQEREFTLLQQITYLRKEDDQSIGEHIRTFKGLCKNLVAIGKHVPDKEKVFYLLTSLGNEYEPFTTTMIKPPRPSYSELISQLQSHDQRHNWFSHHSNTHNSSTPQVAFYGEQQRSRQFSSQHQRNSQTFTSTGRGFQAQPPNNQNKSQILMSTQQRCPPPPGQRCMTLTEREQYQNEKCQYCDKMGHVAKICWWVSKKPTQSDDIPQALATLTLDNTIA, encoded by the exons ATGACTACTGGGAGACG ATCGTCTTCTTCGAGGGTCGATAATTGGAACATTGCCTATGCTGTTTGGACTGCACTTAAAGATTCATATGCGGAAGACTCGCAAGAACGTGAATTCACACTCCTTCAACAGATCACATATCTCCGCAAGGAAGATGATCAAAGTATTGGTGAACACATCCGCACTTTCAAAGGTTTATGCAAAAACCTTGTTGCAATTGGGAAACATGTCCCAGACAAAGAGAAAGTTTTCTATCTCCTCACAAGCCTTGGAAACGAGTATGAACCATTCACAACAACCATGATAAAACCTCCAAGGCCATCATACTCTGAGTTAATCTCACAACTCCAAAGTCATGATCAACGTCACAATTGGTTCTCCCATCATTCCAATACGCACAACTCTTCCACTCCTCAAGTGGCTTTCTATGGTGAACAACAACGATCTCGTCAATTTTCCTCTCAACATCAAAGGAATTCTCAAACCTTCACATCAACTGGGAGAGGATTTCAGGCTCAACCACccaataaccaaaataaaagccAAATCCTTATGAGCACACAACAGAGATGTCCTCCACCACCGGGACAACGGTGTATGACTCTTACAGAACGAGAACAGTATCAGAATGAAAAATGTCAATACTGTGATAAAATGGGCCATGTAGCAAAGATATGTTGGTGGGTGTCCAAGAAACCAACTCAATCTGATGATATACCTCAAGCACTTGCAACCCTTACCTTAGACAACACAATTGCTTAA
- the LOC114391151 gene encoding TMV resistance protein N-like produces MALRSFSYDVFLSFRGEDTRYGFTGNLYNVLRERGIHTFIDDEELQKGDEITTALEEAIEKSKIFIIVLSENYAYSSFCLNELTHILNFTEGKNDPLVLPVFYKVNPSYVRHHRGSFGEALANHEKKLNSNNMEKLETWKMALRQVSNISGHHLQHDGNKYEYKFIKEIVESVSSKFNRDHLDVPNVLVGLESPVRQVKSLLDVGRDDVVHMVGIHGLAGVGKTTLAVAVYNSIADHFEASCFLENVRETTNKKGLEDLQSAFLSKTAGEIKLTNWREGITIIKCKLKQKKVLLILDDVDEHKQLQAIIGSPDWFGRGSRVIITTRDEHLLALHNVKITYKVRELNEKHALQLLTHKAFELEKEVDPSYHDILNRAITYASGLPLALEVIGSNLLEKSIEEWESALDGYERIPDKKIYDILKVSYDALNEDEKNIFLDIACCFKAYKLEELQDILYAHYGHCMKYHIGVLVKKSLINIHGSWDYKVMRLHDLIEDMGKEIVRRESPTNPGKRSRLWSHEDINQVLQENKGTSKIEIICMNFSSFGEEVEWDGDAFKKMKNLKTLIIKSDCFSEGPKHLPNTLRVLEWWRCPSQDWPHNFNPKQLAICKLPDSSFTSVGLAPLFEKRLVNLTSLILDECDSLTEIPDVSCLSNLENLSFRKCRNLFTIHHSVGLLEKLKILDAECCPELKSFPPLKLTSLERFELWYCVSLESFPEILGKMENITQLCLYECPITKLPPSFRNLTRLRSLSLGHHHQTEQLMDFDAATLISNICMMPELDGISAHNLQWRLLPEDVLKLTSVVCSSVQSLTLKLSDELLPLFLSCFVNVIDLELSGSEFTVIPECIKECRFLSTLTLDRCDRLQEIRGIPPNLKTFSAMDSPALTSSSISMLLNQELHEAGDTDFSLPRVQIPQWFEHKNPGRPIRFWFRNDFPAIVACIAKSDFQGVFDYPDLSVFINGREHKHYGRTPVLEKPCTVLFHLLIEDDLDVSLLENEWNRAEIVCYGSWDECGIHVLKELSSMEDIRFTDPFRKEKFVVQRLRFGKKQRLARVKLLRHNL; encoded by the exons ATGGCTCTGCGATCATTCTCCTACGATGTGTTCCTCAGCTTCCGAGGGGAAGATACTCGTTATGGTTTCACTGGCAATCTCTACAATGTCCTCCGGGAAAGGGGAATTCACACCTTCATTGATGACGAGGAGCTCCAGAAAGGGGATGAAATCACCACAGCACTTGAGGAGGCAATTGAGAAGTCCAAGATTTTCATCATCGTGCTCTCTGAAAACTACGCATATTCCTCCTTTTGCTTAAACGAACTCACTCACATCCTTAACTTTACTGAGGGGAAGAATGATCCGTTGGTTTTGCCAGTTTTTTATAAAGTGAATCCTTCATATGTCCGACACCACAGAGGTAGTTTTGGAGAAGCACTGGCTAATCATGAAAAGAAGTTGAACTCTAATAACATGGAGAAACTTGAGACGTGGAAGATGGCTCTGCGCCAAGTGTCTAACATTTCTGGCCATCATCTCCAACATGATGG TAATAAATATGAATACAAGTTCATTAAGGAGATAGTTGAATCGGTGTCTAGCAAGTTTAATCGTGATCATTTAGATGTTCCGAATGTCCTGGTTGGGCTAGAGTCACCGGTGCGACAAGTAAAGTCGCTTCTGGATGTTGGACGTGATGATGTCGTCCACATGGTGGGGATCCATGGACTCGCCGGAGTGGGTAAAACAACACTTGCTGTCGCAGTCTATAATTCCATTGCTGATCATTTTGAAGCTTCTTGCTTTCTAGAAAATGTGAGAGAAACTACCAATAAGAAGGGGTTAGAAGATCTCCAAAGTGCCTTTCTTTCTAAAACAGCTGGAGAAATTAAGTTAACAAATTGGAGAGAAGGAATTACCATAATAAAGTGTAAGCTCAAGCAAAAGAAGGTTCTTCTGATTCTAGATGATGTTGATGAACATAAACAGTTACAAGCGATTATTGGCAGCCCTGATTGGTTTGGTCGTGGTAGTAGAGTCATCATCACCACTCGAGACGAACATTTGTTAGCGCTTCACAAtgttaaaataacatataaGGTGAGAGAGTTGAATGAGAAACATGCTCTTCAATTACTTACTCACAAGGCTTTTGAGTTGGAAAAAGAAGTTGATCCAAGTTACCATGATATTTTGAATCGAGCGATAACTTATGCTTCAGGCCTCCCATTAGCTCTAGAAGTAATAGGTTCCAACTTACTTGAAAAAAGTATAGAAGAATGGGAATCTGCTCTAGATGGATATGAAAGAATTCCTGATAAAAAGATCTATGACATACTTAAAGTAAGCTATGATGCTTTGAATGAagatgagaaaaatatttttcttgacaTTGCTTGTTGCTTCAAAGCTTATAAATTGGAAGAGCTCCAAGATATACTTTATGCTCATTATGGTCATTGCATGAAATATCATATTGGGGTGTTGGTTAAAAAATCTCTGATAAACATTCATGGGTCATGGGATTATAAGGTCATGAGATTGCATGACTTGATAGAAGACATGGGTAAAGAAATTGTCCGAAGAGAATCACCAACAAATCCTGGGAAACGTAGCAGGTTATGGTCCCATGAGGATATAAATCAGGTTTTACAAGAAAATAAG GGGACTAGTAAGATTGAAATCATATGTATGAATTTTTCCTCATTTGGAGAAGAAGTAGAATGGGATGGAGATGCCTTCAAGAAGATGAAAAATCTCAAAACACTTATCATCAAGAGTGATTGCTTTTCCGAAGGTCCCAAGCATCTTCCTAATACTTTAAGAGTATTGGAATGGTGGAGATGTCCTTCACAGGATTGGCCACATAATTTTAACCCAAAGCAACTTGCTATATGCAAGTTACCCGATAGTAGCTTTACATCAGTCGGGTTGGCCCCATTATTTGAAAAG AGGCTCGTGAATTTGACAAGTTTAATTTTGGACGAGTGTGATAGTTTAACAGAGATACCAGATGTATCTTGTCTCTCAAATTTGGAAAATTTGTCATTTAGAAAGTGTCGGAATTTATTTACAATTCACCATTCAGTTGGTTTATTGGAAAAGCTTAAAATCTTGGATGCTGAATGTTGCCCAGAGCTTAAGAGTTTTCCACCGTTGAAGTTGACCTCTCTTGAAAGGTTTGAACTTTGGTATTGTGTCAGTCTCGAGAGTTTTCCTGAAATATTaggaaaaatggaaaatataaCACAACTTTGCTTGTATGAATGTCCCATAACAAAACTCCCACCTTCATTTCGAAATCTTACTCGGCTTCGATCCTTAAGTCTTGGACACCATCACCAAACTGAGCAGTTAATGGACTTTGATGCTGCCACCCTCATTTCGAACATCTGCATGATGCCAGAACTGGATGGTATTTCAGCTCACAATTTGCAATGGAGGCTATTGCCTGAGGATGTTTTGAAATTGACCTCAGTCGTGTGTTCAAGCGTTCAATCTCTTACTTTGAAACTGTCAGATGAGCTTCTTCCGCTATTTCTCTCATGTTTTGTAAATGTGATTGATTTAGAGCTATCAGGGAGTGAATTCACAGTTATTCCCGAATGCATCAAAGAATGCCGCTTTCTATCTACCCTTACTTTGGATCGTTGCGATCGTCTTCAAGAAATTAGAGGGATTCCTCCAAACTTGAAAACTTTCTCTGCAATGGATTCCCCAGCCTTGACTTCCTCAAGCATAAGCATGTTGCTGAATCAG GAACTGCATGAGGCTGGAGACACCGACTTTAGTTTGCCAAGAGTACAGATTCCACAGTGGTTTGAGCACAAGAATCCGGGACGGCCAATTCGTTTCTGGTTCCGTAACGATTTCCCAGCCATAGTTGCTTGCATTGCTAAGTCAGATTTTCAGGGAGTTTTCGATTATCCAGATCTCAGCGTGTTCATTAATGGAAGGGAACATAAACATTACGGTCGTACCCCTGTCCTTGAAAAACCTTGTACAGTTCTTTTTCATCTTCTAATAGAAGATGATTTAGATGTATCACTGTTAGAGAACGAATGGAACCGTGCAGAGATTGTATGTTATGGTTCATGGGACGAATGCGGAATCCATGTATTGAAAGAGCTAAGTAGCATGGAGGATATTCGATTCACTGAtccttttagaaaagaaaaatttgtaGTTCAGAGGTTGCGGTTCGGGAAAAAGCAAAGGTTAGCAAGAGTGAAGTTGTTGAGACACAATTTGTAG